The DNA window TAATTATATTTTTTGAACTTTCAATAATTTTTGAAAATAAATTATGCTTTTTTTTATTTCCTTAAACAGTCCGGGCGGCTATAAACTTTTACCGATCATTGCATCCAGAACGGAGATATTCAGATCCCCGGAATACAATATGACGCCTTGTTTATCAATAAGAATGATTTGCGGGAACGCGGAAACCCCGTAGTTTTTATTAACCGATGCATCACCATTCAAAGTATCATAGCTGACTTTATGCCTGTCCACAAACTGATGGATAGCCTGTTGGCTGTCCGTCGTATTGATGGCCAGCACCTTTAAGCCTGAAACTCCGTAGCGGGTATTCAATGTATTGAGTTCAGGAACGGCTTTAATACAGTAACTGCAGTTCCTGATCCAGAATTCAAGCAAAACAGGATGCCCCCGGAACTGCTGTAAACTCACTTTTTCTCCGGTCTCATTGTGTACCAAGGTGAAATCAGGAGCGACCTGCCCCGTATCAATCAGTTTTACCGATTCTTTTTTTTTTCCTTATATTCTTTCAGATATGTTGAGTAATACCAGCTGTTTTCTTTAGGCTCTGCGGGATTAAGAACCATATGAGAAAAGTCTGTCCGGTTAACATCCCTGCTTCCTCTTTTAAGCTGGATATAGCTTACCGGCAGAAAACTTTTCCTGTCAATGATTATTTTATGGTAAAACGTTATCTTTTCTGTGGTTAGCTTAAATCTTTTCCCAAGGTAATCCGGATACCGGTCCTGGGTTTGGAAATTCAAAAGATAGTACTGTTTCTTACCGATCAAAGTATCCTTAACCTGCTTTACCATGCTTTGGTCACTGATAACAGCCGGCAAAATATTCCTGATCGTAATGATTGAGTTGTACAGTGCGGACAGACCTTCAAAATCTGCAAGCACAACTTTATTTTTAATGTGAATAGTCCTGTCTTCTTCAGATGTTTCGAAAAGCTCGGTATTGTTAAATACAGAAAGCCCTGTTTCATCTCTATACTGATACCGGAATCCTGCAAGGTCATTATCTTTGCTGAAATCTACATACATTTCACCTTCCGATTTGCTGTGATAATCCTCCGCAGGATACGTAAATTCTCTTGTATAATGATAGGCAATTGTTTTTACGGATTGTAGTTTTCCTGAAAGTTTCCTGAAGATATTCAGCTCATTTTCAGGGGTACCGGCACTAATCTCTGTGCTTATTACTACGAATAACAATAGTGTGAGCCTGAATGGATAACAGAAGTTTTTCATGATCTATTTTTACTGCACCTAAAAATACACAAATTTGCTTCCCGGCGGATAAAAATGTGAAATTCAGATTTCCTGATGATGAAACGAATACAATTCCTTAGGCGTAAAAAAGCTGCCTCCTTCCGGAGGCAGCTCAACCACTACTTCTGAATTCCCCTGTACGCATCTACAAGTCTTATCAATTCCGATCTGTAGCCTTCATCATCTCTGTTTTTACCTTCCCGGGCCAATGCCCCGACCGCTTTGAGGTCTTTCTCTTTAATCAGCTGAGAATCCCTGAGGATCAGCCCGAACCATGCTACGGCAGAGGCGAACCTGAAATCGGGACCCGACTGTTCTATGGTTACCGGCACATTCTTCACCACCTTCACGATTTCGCTGCTCTGGTCACCTTCCGGCTTTTTGTATCGGAATTTGATGGTGGCCAGTTCATTGCCGAAGTTCAGTTTTTTCGGAGGTGCCGAATACTTCAGCGTGTTTTCTTTAGGAAGGAATTCCGAATGGGCATCGGCCGGAATTACCTCATAAAGGGCAGTTATCGTATGCCCGCTTCCCAGTTCGCCGGCATCAATAGCATCATTGGTAAAGTCTTCGTTCCTCAGCTTCCGGTTTTCATACCCGATCAGCCGGTAGGATTTGACGAATTTAGGATTGAACTCGATCTGGATCTTCACATCTTTGGCTATCGCATACATGCTTCCGGCAAACTCTTTTCCGAGGAATTTATTGGCTTCCTGAAGGTTATCGATGTAGGCATAATTCCCGTTGCCTTTGTCAGCAAGGGTTTCCAGGCGGTTGTCCTTGTAATTCCCCATTCCGAAACCGAGGCAGGTCAGGAAAATCCCTGTCTTTCTTTTTCCTTCGATGAGTTGTTCAAGACCCTTTTCTGTGGAAACGCCTACGTTGAAATCTCCGTCCGTAGCCAGTACTACCCTGTTGTTCCCGCCTTTGATGAAGTTTTCCCCGGCCAGCTTATATGCCAGTTCTATGCCTTCGCCGCCGGCTGTACTTCCGCCGGCCTGAAGCTTGTCCAACGCCATTAGGATGGTTTCCTTGTCTTTTGCAGAAGTCGGGGGAAGCACAACGCCGGCACTTCCGGCATATACCACGATGCCTACCTTATCCTGAGGCCTGAGCTGGTCGAGCAAAACCCTGAAAGAGGATTTCAGCAACGGAAGCTTATTCTCATCACTCATGGAACCGGAAACGTCGATGAGGAACGTAATATTGGAAGCCGGAAGGTTATCAAGCGGTACTTTTTTACCCTGAAGCCCGATTTTCAGCAGTTTGCTGCCTGGGTTCCATGGTGCATCGCTGTATTCAGTACTGATGGAAAAAGGAGCTTTTCCTTCAGGCTGGGGATAATCATATTTAAAATAATTGATCATTTCTTCAATCCTTACCGCATCCCTATCTACAGGAGATCCGTAATTGATCATCCTCCGGATATTGGAATAGGAAGCATTGTCCACATCAATGGAAAAAGTGGACAGCGGCTGGTTTATCGTGAGCTCAAACGGATTCTCTACCCATCTATTGTATTCTTCATCATTGACCTCCGGCTGGATTCTGACCGGATTTTTTCCTTTCTGTTTTACGGCCGTCTTTTTAATATAAGCCTTATTGGGTGAGGCACTGATCTTCAGCCCGCGTGCATATCCCATAACGGCTGACTCATTAACTGATATCTCAGAAGCCGTTACCATCTTGGGCTTAGGGCAGCCATTGTATTCCGGCATTCCGGGAACAGTCGGACAGGCATCATCTTTATCCAGGATACCGTCGCCATCAGTATCGGGCCACGGACAACCGTTATTCTCAGGCGGACCGGCAACAGCAGGGCATGCATCGTCCTTATCAATGATTCCGTCACCATCGGTATCCGGCCATGGGCAGCCGTTGTTTTCCGGAGGGCCGGGCTGTTCCGGGCACTGGTCGTCTTTATTCGGGACACCATCCTGGTCGTGATCCTTCCGGAGGCTCAGAACTGGTTTACCGTCTGTTGAAGGAGTTGTTTTTGTTTTGCAGCTGATCATAAAGGCCAGTACGGCAAGGGTTATACAGATTTTTTTCATTGTAGTTAGGTTTAATTATGGGGTTAAATATGGGCAAAGGATATCCTGCTCTCCGCCAGGGAAAGCTTATTCTGAAGCAATGATTGGGTTAGGCTGAAAGAAGTCTTATCTGTTTTCCGAAGAATCTTTTTTCAATGCTTTCCTGACCTTTTGTACTGCTCCGGAGAAGAATTTTTTGGTTTCCGTGATGACTATTCCGCGCGAAGCTTTTTTACCATACATCGATATGGCTTTCTTACCTGTAAGAACGGTAACGGATCTGATATTTCCGGCATTTAGTGTCCTGAACCTTTCGATTCCGGCCGTTTCATCATCAATGACATACAGGCAGTCTTCCGCTGAAAATGCAGGATCTGAACCCTGAATGGTAAGCGTACCCCCCTGCGCAGCCGGAGCTACCCTGATGCTGATGCCGGGAGATAAGATCTGTACGAAAGCCGGCTTATCCGGGTCTTGCGTGATGCTTTCTGATGAAGAAGGCGCAGCATCTGCAAGGGAAGCTTTACGGGAAATTCCATGTTCTGAACCTGAAAGATTATTAAAACCGGAGGTCGCAACTTTAGCTTTCATCTTCTGCCCCACAGCTTCGTCACCTGCCGTGCGCTCTTTTTCATACGCTTGCTGATCTTTCTCATTTACAGCCATAGATTGCCGGAACTTATGGTCATTATTCTCAAGCTGTACAGCCGATTCAGCAGATGTATATCCAGCTTCGTTTTGTACCACCGGTCCTGAAAGAGGCGATGGAACGATCCCATCCCTGGTTATTGTATTTCCGGAAGCCCTGCCCGTATTTTTTTCCCGGACCGCTGCCGGAACCTCAACATCTGCCGGCAGGCTATTTTGGGAGCCTGGTACTTCGATTTTTGAAGGCTGAGATGGGGTTTGAGCCACTACCGTTTTTGCCTGCTGATTATCTGCCTGGTTTTCACCGGTCAGGAAAAAGATCCCGCTTCCGATGATTATGCTTGCTGCAATCCCGTACGGAATCCATGACGGCACTTTTTTAGGTGCCGGATGCAGGTGCTGATCCAGCTGCCTGTCCACTTTGTCCCAGACTTTTTCAAAACCCGGAAAAGTGACTGGTTCCCCGGAAGCTTTGGAAGCTTCACTGAATGCAGTATCGATATCGTTTTGGTTGTCCATTGTTGTAAAAGTTTAAATGTTCCTGCTGGTTAAAAGTTCCTGCAATTTTTTCCTGGCAAAATTCAGCTGTGATTTGGAAGTCCCTTCGCTGATGGAGAGCATGGCGGCAATTTCTTTATGGGGATAGCCCTCGATCGCAAAAAGGTTGAAGATGGCCCTGCACCCTTCGGGAAGGAAATGCAACAGTCCGAGGATGTCTTTCTCAAAAGAGGCTTCTTCATAAGATTCGTCAGCAATCATAAGGTTGTCTTCCAGGGAAACATGGAGCTTTTTATTGGCCCTGAGTTTCTGTAAGCATTCGTTCACCGTAATTTTTTTTGCCCAGGCCTCAAAGGTTTCCAGATCCTGAAGCTGGTTCATTTTCGTGAATATTTTAAAAAACGTATCGGCAAGGACTTCTTCGATATCTTCATCGCTTTTAAGATACCGCCTGCAGACTGCATACAGTTTTCCTGCAAGTTTTTCATAGACCTGCCGCTGCGCATTCCGGCTGTTGCGCCGGCATTCCATCAGGAGTTCTTTATCCATACATCGGGGCTTATACTACTATAGATGCAGGTAGTTTCAGAAAGGTTGGAAACATGGCTGACTTTTTTTCAAAATAACGAAAAAAAACAACATCCGGGCCTCTCATATTGAGGATGGGCATTTAAATCCAACCTGAACACATTTAACTTTACCGGCTGTAACGAATCTCAGATACGAACGACTATTCATAATATAATTTTTACAGTAATGAAAAACACTAAATTTATCTCATTACTTTTTGTTTTGTCTGCAGGAAGTATGATGTTTGCGCAGGATGACCTGATCAACAAGCTGAAAAGCAACCAATCCCAGAATGCCAATTTCCAGTTTACCACCCTTAAGGATGTAGGGGCCACGTCGGTGAAGAACCAAGGTTCGTCGGGAACGTGCTGGAGCTATTCCGGGAATTCGTTCCTGGAATCTGAAATGCAGCGTATGGGCAAAAAGCCGGTGGACCTGGCAGAAATATTTACGGCAAGGAATTCTTACCACGACAAAGCAAAATTGTACGTCCTGAACAGCGGAGCCATCAACTGGGGCGACGGCGGGGAACTGCACGATGTCATCAATATGTATAAAAAATACGGTGCCGTACCTCAGGAAGCGTATAGCGGACTGAAAGCCGGGCAGACCACCAACAATTTCTCGGAGATGCAGTCAAAACTGAAGCCGGTCCTGGACAGCCTCGTTCAGGCTTCACAAAAAGGCAGGCTTACCGACAACTGGATGTCCTCCGTAGATGCTGTACTGGATGAATACCTGGGAAAAGTCCCTGCTAATTTTACATACGAAGGAAAATCCTATACCCCAAAAACCTTTGCGAAGGAAGTGGTAGGCATCAACCCTGAAGATTATGTTGAATTATCATCTTATAAGGATTACCCATATTTCCAGAAATTCGTAGTGCCGATCCCGGATAACTGGAGCCACGATTCCGACTGGAACGTGCCGATGAAAGACCTGACGGCTATTGTAGACAATGCCGTTAAAAAAGGATATTCCGTAGGCTGGGCAACCGATGTTTCCGAACCGTATTTCTCTTATAAAAACGGCGTTGCCTACGTTCCGGATGTCAACCTGGACCAAACGATGACCCCGGAAATGAAAAAGGAACTGTTCACAGAGCCTAAAGCAGACAAAACCATTACGGAAGACATGCGCCAGAAAGCCCTTAACGACCTTTCCACTACCGATGACCACGGAATGCATATCGTTGGCCTTGCAAAAGA is part of the Chryseobacterium camelliae genome and encodes:
- a CDS encoding vWA domain-containing protein encodes the protein MKKICITLAVLAFMISCKTKTTPSTDGKPVLSLRKDHDQDGVPNKDDQCPEQPGPPENNGCPWPDTDGDGIIDKDDACPAVAGPPENNGCPWPDTDGDGILDKDDACPTVPGMPEYNGCPKPKMVTASEISVNESAVMGYARGLKISASPNKAYIKKTAVKQKGKNPVRIQPEVNDEEYNRWVENPFELTINQPLSTFSIDVDNASYSNIRRMINYGSPVDRDAVRIEEMINYFKYDYPQPEGKAPFSISTEYSDAPWNPGSKLLKIGLQGKKVPLDNLPASNITFLIDVSGSMSDENKLPLLKSSFRVLLDQLRPQDKVGIVVYAGSAGVVLPPTSAKDKETILMALDKLQAGGSTAGGEGIELAYKLAGENFIKGGNNRVVLATDGDFNVGVSTEKGLEQLIEGKRKTGIFLTCLGFGMGNYKDNRLETLADKGNGNYAYIDNLQEANKFLGKEFAGSMYAIAKDVKIQIEFNPKFVKSYRLIGYENRKLRNEDFTNDAIDAGELGSGHTITALYEVIPADAHSEFLPKENTLKYSAPPKKLNFGNELATIKFRYKKPEGDQSSEIVKVVKNVPVTIEQSGPDFRFASAVAWFGLILRDSQLIKEKDLKAVGALAREGKNRDDEGYRSELIRLVDAYRGIQK
- a CDS encoding RNA polymerase sigma factor yields the protein MDKELLMECRRNSRNAQRQVYEKLAGKLYAVCRRYLKSDEDIEEVLADTFFKIFTKMNQLQDLETFEAWAKKITVNECLQKLRANKKLHVSLEDNLMIADESYEEASFEKDILGLLHFLPEGCRAIFNLFAIEGYPHKEIAAMLSISEGTSKSQLNFARKKLQELLTSRNI
- a CDS encoding aminopeptidase C, with the translated sequence MKNTKFISLLFVLSAGSMMFAQDDLINKLKSNQSQNANFQFTTLKDVGATSVKNQGSSGTCWSYSGNSFLESEMQRMGKKPVDLAEIFTARNSYHDKAKLYVLNSGAINWGDGGELHDVINMYKKYGAVPQEAYSGLKAGQTTNNFSEMQSKLKPVLDSLVQASQKGRLTDNWMSSVDAVLDEYLGKVPANFTYEGKSYTPKTFAKEVVGINPEDYVELSSYKDYPYFQKFVVPIPDNWSHDSDWNVPMKDLTAIVDNAVKKGYSVGWATDVSEPYFSYKNGVAYVPDVNLDQTMTPEMKKELFTEPKADKTITEDMRQKALNDLSTTDDHGMHIVGLAKDQTGKEYYMVKNSWGVTNDFKGYIYVTKPYVEYKSTAILVHKNAIPKNILKQLKPNTGIGL
- a CDS encoding TlpA family protein disulfide reductase — protein: MIDTGQVAPDFTLVHNETGEKVSLQQFRGHPVLLEFWIRNCSYCIKAVPELNTLNTRYGVSGLKVLAINTTDSQQAIHQFVDRHKVSYDTLNGDASVNKNYGVSAFPQIILIDKQGVILYSGDLNISVLDAMIGKSL